In a genomic window of Cytobacillus sp. FSL H8-0458:
- a CDS encoding helix-turn-helix domain-containing protein, with amino-acid sequence MTINKFSERTGLSPSTLRFYDQKKLLEPMKRLENGYRIYSDDQVEQALIIHSLRLADIKVEDIYQFLHAGVGEKQQLITAWRQEVEAKLSSLNIAKEYLNGLNYSEQHMHLVKWSSPTTFIWFRHAVPRAMNPFQSVMKADIEIVKKLGLNVRPGIFIRTLDAKGASMTGEVGFILNEEISSDSLKSHSNIYIDRLEPTLFATMNFNVCDQFMCFHFLKLVHRFGFNTKGIKLEKYESPNAQSFSYMIPLLIQS; translated from the coding sequence ATGACGATTAATAAATTTTCAGAACGAACAGGCCTATCACCAAGTACTCTTCGATTTTATGACCAAAAAAAATTGTTAGAACCGATGAAGAGATTAGAGAATGGATATAGAATATATTCTGATGATCAAGTTGAACAGGCCTTAATTATCCATTCCCTCCGGTTAGCTGATATTAAGGTTGAGGATATCTATCAATTTTTACATGCAGGAGTAGGAGAGAAGCAGCAATTAATCACTGCTTGGAGACAAGAAGTTGAAGCAAAGTTGTCTTCATTAAATATTGCTAAAGAATACTTAAATGGTTTGAATTATAGTGAGCAGCATATGCACTTGGTTAAATGGTCTTCTCCAACCACTTTTATCTGGTTTAGACATGCGGTACCAAGGGCAATGAACCCTTTTCAATCTGTTATGAAAGCTGATATAGAAATAGTAAAAAAATTAGGATTAAATGTGCGGCCTGGAATATTTATAAGAACACTAGATGCGAAAGGTGCTTCAATGACGGGAGAGGTAGGTTTTATCTTAAATGAAGAGATTTCCTCCGATTCATTAAAAAGTCATAGTAATATCTATATAGATCGGCTGGAGCCTACATTGTTTGCCACAATGAATTTTAATGTCTGTGACCAATTTATGTGCTTTCATTTTTTAAAGTTAGTTCATCGATTTGGATTTAACACGAAAGGAATTAAGTTAGAAAAATATGAATCACCGAATGCACAATCGTTTAGTTACATGATTCCTCTTTTAATACAAAGTTAG
- a CDS encoding VOC family protein, producing MKFRWDGGFIMVSWDKFEEGVEWYTKHMGWACLDQVITPVGKKAFLKMPRLGVITLKSFESDMEHFKADSFFEGNMRMGFEITNLGETLNYFDREGIKVTELKTLPDGQVSFDITGFENARLTAVYNNSIEGEFLTSRITGFSDVNVRIGVSDIDKAIRWYKEYLGVKLVKQYNDEFAHLHIEDAYDWMQLSEVFYDNIWLEKLKDADFRKGNPAVRNYFDIRPGVFNDTYNQLKLKGLELSEVAGDPQKGWAGFHFFDLDGNRINVWSYPA from the coding sequence ATGAAATTTCGTTGGGATGGCGGTTTTATTATGGTGTCATGGGATAAATTTGAAGAGGGAGTGGAATGGTATACCAAGCATATGGGGTGGGCTTGTTTGGACCAGGTAATTACTCCAGTGGGAAAAAAGGCTTTTCTTAAAATGCCAAGATTAGGTGTTATCACTTTGAAATCATTTGAGTCTGATATGGAGCATTTTAAAGCTGATAGTTTCTTTGAAGGCAATATGAGAATGGGTTTCGAGATAACGAACCTTGGCGAAACATTAAACTATTTTGATAGGGAGGGAATTAAAGTTACAGAATTGAAAACATTACCTGATGGGCAAGTTAGTTTTGATATTACTGGCTTTGAAAACGCCAGGCTGACCGCTGTTTATAATAATAGTATTGAAGGTGAATTTCTTACATCAAGAATAACAGGATTCAGTGATGTAAATGTAAGAATAGGTGTGAGTGATATCGATAAAGCAATTAGATGGTATAAGGAATATCTTGGCGTGAAATTAGTAAAGCAATACAATGATGAGTTTGCTCACCTGCATATTGAAGATGCTTATGATTGGATGCAGCTTTCTGAAGTGTTCTACGATAATATTTGGCTGGAAAAACTTAAAGATGCAGATTTTAGAAAGGGTAACCCTGCTGTGAGAAATTATTTTGATATCCGGCCAGGAGTATTTAATGATACCTACAATCAATTAAAGCTAAAAGGGTTGGAATTATCTGAAGTTGCAGGTGATCCACAAAAAGGGTGGGCAGGATTTCATTTTTTTGATTTAGACGGAAACCGTATAAATGTTTGGTCATATCCTGCCTAA
- a CDS encoding VOC family protein has protein sequence MVEKLLRVGTIYIPVTNVDLSSDWYVNKLGAELSYKDQDKAILNFANQSIFLVKSNENQSSNFFDIYGNERFSLTFEVNGLNALESIHTDFRQNEIRVGEIENRGHTGRNFVFYDLDGNKFDVWSELSPIFREKYLISK, from the coding sequence ATGGTCGAGAAATTATTAAGGGTAGGCACAATATATATTCCAGTGACTAATGTAGACCTTTCCTCTGATTGGTATGTAAATAAATTAGGAGCAGAATTAAGCTACAAAGATCAAGACAAAGCTATTTTAAACTTTGCAAATCAAAGTATTTTTCTTGTGAAATCTAATGAAAATCAAAGTTCAAATTTCTTTGATATTTACGGTAATGAACGTTTTTCGTTAACATTTGAAGTTAATGGATTAAATGCCTTAGAATCAATACATACAGACTTTAGGCAAAATGAAATTAGAGTTGGAGAGATTGAAAACAGAGGGCACACGGGAAGAAACTTTGTTTTTTATGATTTAGATGGAAATAAATTCGATGTATGGAGTGAACTTAGTCCAATCTTCAGAGAAAAATATCTAATTTCCAAATAG
- a CDS encoding SDR family NAD(P)-dependent oxidoreductase: MELLKKTALVTGSTKGIGKAIAKELAKEGVNILINGRNYEEVDRTVQEIKSEFPLTSPQNAAADIVDVHQREELFKKFPNVDILVNNMGIYEIMPYEDVTDELWQKYFETNVLAANGLCKHYLPKMLDNNDGRIIFIASEEAVMPSGQMPQYCMTKSMLLSLAKSLSILTKVTEVTVNTIMPGPTLSENVQDIIEGIYRNENITFSEKEKQFMLNNLPQSEIQRFIRPFEIGRLAAFLCSPYASAFKGSPIRMDGGMVPTIF; this comes from the coding sequence ATGGAATTATTGAAAAAAACTGCTTTAGTTACAGGTTCAACAAAAGGCATAGGTAAAGCAATAGCGAAAGAATTGGCTAAAGAAGGAGTTAATATTCTCATAAATGGACGCAATTATGAGGAGGTAGATCGAACTGTACAGGAAATCAAATCAGAATTCCCGCTAACTTCTCCTCAAAATGCTGCAGCCGATATTGTGGATGTTCATCAAAGAGAGGAATTATTTAAAAAATTCCCGAATGTAGACATTTTAGTTAACAATATGGGTATTTACGAAATCATGCCATACGAGGATGTTACGGATGAACTATGGCAAAAATACTTCGAAACTAACGTATTAGCCGCAAATGGATTATGTAAACATTATCTGCCAAAAATGCTGGACAATAATGATGGCCGCATCATCTTTATTGCAAGTGAAGAAGCAGTAATGCCTTCTGGACAAATGCCTCAGTATTGTATGACAAAGTCAATGCTTCTATCATTGGCAAAAAGCTTGTCTATACTAACAAAAGTAACAGAAGTTACCGTCAATACGATTATGCCGGGACCAACACTTTCTGAAAATGTCCAGGATATAATTGAGGGTATTTACAGAAATGAAAACATAACCTTCTCAGAAAAAGAAAAACAATTCATGTTGAATAATCTGCCACAATCTGAAATACAGCGATTTATCAGACCGTTTGAAATAGGAAGACTAGCTGCATTCTTATGCAGTCCCTATGCATCTGCATTTAAAGGCTCACCAATCCGTATGGATGGAGGAATGGTACCGACCATTTTTTAA
- a CDS encoding GNAT family N-acetyltransferase, which produces MGYGEGFEIKIATNHDSSVIIKMLKQIAQWMKDNDINQWRFLLDGGEDEEIKQAIINQETYIVLKDKNIVATFTLLSKQSEWDRHIWGSDISSKSLYLHRLAITPTYMKKGIGKSILASIQDNASEKEYLKLDCVTDNTKLNNFYKCNDFELIGVTDGHSKYQKSIKKN; this is translated from the coding sequence TTGGGTTACGGTGAAGGATTTGAAATAAAAATTGCAACTAATCACGATAGCAGTGTAATTATTAAAATGTTAAAGCAAATAGCTCAATGGATGAAAGATAATGATATAAACCAATGGAGGTTTCTGCTAGATGGTGGTGAGGATGAAGAGATTAAACAAGCCATAATTAATCAAGAAACATACATTGTTTTAAAAGATAAGAATATTGTGGCTACGTTCACACTATTATCTAAACAAAGTGAATGGGATAGGCATATTTGGGGAAGTGATATTTCTTCAAAATCGCTATATTTACATAGACTTGCAATAACACCAACTTATATGAAGAAAGGTATAGGTAAAAGTATATTAGCTTCGATACAAGACAATGCAAGTGAAAAAGAATATCTTAAGTTAGATTGTGTTACAGATAATACTAAATTAAATAACTTTTATAAGTGCAATGACTTTGAACTTATTGGTGTAACCGATGGACATAGTAAATATCAAAAAAGTATAAAAAAGAATTAG
- a CDS encoding DUF6060 domain-containing protein: MVINIKKVFAVLSLSVVFLGGFGGSTFAAGSKDANKPVKIEKKNAIYVESLGKYVTPLKEVDGQLVPVSKEEYANEVENSEEVDTEGMFTDDDAAGDGDVSILRDYYEYYRYTPSSTTNVTGGTKKVTADIGCTTSTCRIDKAVSVTVSATYSVSLTAEKDAIKANAGFSWTSSASDSSTYSFTLSKGDSGYIGFKPYLKKTSGTLKRYSNWDGLLSSKSAYAYSPRKTSSGEADGYYYFVHY; this comes from the coding sequence ATGGTAATTAATATTAAAAAGGTTTTTGCTGTCTTAAGTTTGAGTGTTGTTTTTTTAGGGGGATTTGGAGGATCTACATTCGCTGCAGGGTCGAAGGATGCTAATAAACCTGTAAAAATCGAGAAGAAAAATGCCATTTATGTTGAATCTCTAGGAAAGTATGTAACACCTCTTAAGGAAGTAGATGGACAATTAGTTCCAGTTTCAAAAGAAGAATATGCAAATGAGGTTGAAAATTCTGAGGAAGTTGACACTGAGGGTATGTTTACTGATGATGATGCTGCTGGTGATGGTGATGTATCAATCTTAAGAGATTATTACGAATACTACAGATACACTCCTTCTTCAACTACCAATGTGACTGGTGGTACTAAAAAGGTAACAGCAGACATCGGTTGTACTACATCAACTTGTAGAATTGATAAAGCAGTTAGTGTGACAGTATCGGCTACGTATAGTGTTTCTCTTACAGCAGAAAAAGATGCGATTAAGGCTAATGCAGGCTTTTCATGGACTAGTAGCGCTTCTGACTCTAGTACATATTCTTTCACACTTTCAAAAGGCGACTCTGGCTATATTGGATTCAAGCCATACTTGAAGAAAACCTCTGGAACATTAAAAAGATATTCAAATTGGGATGGTTTACTATCTAGCAAATCAGCTTATGCTTATTCTCCGAGAAAAACCTCATCTGGTGAAGCAGACGGTTATTACTACTTTGTACATTATTAA
- a CDS encoding DinB family protein, producing the protein MIHIKDILSDQFLANANEASWYRPFSESVEDLTEEQALWKPNENCPSIAEIVQHLIYWNQCWQTRYIKSRIDATPSIRDNKVSFKIPENTNFNDLKETLLDVLLKWDGLLSIEKIESEVIGFQEKAKWWQILGNSTTHNAYHIGQIIFIRKLQNSWKSDK; encoded by the coding sequence ATGATTCACATAAAAGATATTCTATCTGACCAGTTCTTAGCTAATGCCAATGAAGCGAGTTGGTACAGACCATTTTCAGAATCCGTGGAGGATTTAACAGAAGAACAAGCACTGTGGAAGCCAAATGAAAATTGTCCGAGTATAGCCGAAATCGTACAACATTTAATATATTGGAATCAATGCTGGCAGACTCGATACATAAAATCACGCATAGATGCTACCCCTTCAATTAGAGATAATAAAGTGAGCTTTAAAATCCCTGAAAACACCAACTTTAATGATTTAAAGGAAACATTGCTTGATGTACTGTTAAAGTGGGATGGGTTATTATCCATTGAGAAAATAGAGAGTGAGGTTATCGGATTTCAAGAAAAGGCTAAATGGTGGCAGATCCTTGGGAATTCTACTACCCATAACGCATATCATATTGGTCAAATTATATTTATTAGGAAACTACAAAACAGTTGGAAATCAGATAAGTAA
- a CDS encoding GNAT family N-acetyltransferase, protein MIPALETKRLLLREITKDDADSIFSCFSNEDVTRYYGQEPLNNIKQAEDFIEFFANSYKEKRGVRWGIELKGYKGIIGTMGFNAWSPKNKRAEIGYEIHPEHWRKGYTFEALSKVIQYGFSEFGLTRIGAVVFMENEASIKLLTRAGFEKEGILRDYMYQNGEAYDTYVYSIIKDNR, encoded by the coding sequence GTGATTCCGGCATTAGAGACAAAAAGATTGTTATTAAGAGAAATCACAAAAGATGATGCTGACAGTATATTCTCTTGCTTTTCCAATGAAGATGTGACTCGATATTATGGACAAGAACCATTGAATAATATTAAGCAAGCTGAAGATTTTATTGAATTTTTTGCAAATAGTTATAAGGAGAAAAGAGGAGTACGGTGGGGAATAGAATTAAAGGGTTATAAAGGGATTATTGGGACTATGGGCTTTAATGCCTGGTCTCCTAAAAACAAACGGGCAGAAATAGGATATGAAATACATCCTGAACATTGGAGAAAGGGGTATACCTTTGAAGCTCTATCTAAAGTAATCCAATATGGTTTTAGTGAATTTGGTCTTACTCGTATAGGGGCAGTTGTGTTTATGGAAAATGAAGCATCTATCAAATTGCTCACTAGAGCCGGATTCGAAAAAGAAGGTATTCTAAGGGATTATATGTATCAAAATGGAGAGGCATACGATACATATGTTTATTCAATCATTAAAGATAATAGATAG
- a CDS encoding cytidine deaminase, translating into MLKVKPLEDKDYELIKEAEKVIEKNYRYGRHHIGSAVRTTSDIVFSAVHVEANVGRITVCGEAMAIGKSISEGEHEFETIVAVAHPHPHEDIEKCWVVAPCGMCRELISDYGKETDVIISYNSELVKCNVMELLPEKYTSDID; encoded by the coding sequence TTGTTAAAAGTAAAACCTTTAGAAGATAAAGACTATGAATTGATAAAGGAAGCAGAAAAAGTCATTGAAAAGAATTACAGGTATGGACGGCATCACATTGGTTCAGCAGTCAGAACAACATCTGATATTGTATTTTCAGCAGTTCACGTTGAAGCAAATGTTGGGAGAATAACTGTATGTGGTGAAGCGATGGCTATTGGCAAGTCTATATCAGAAGGTGAACACGAATTTGAAACGATAGTAGCAGTGGCCCATCCTCATCCACACGAGGATATAGAGAAATGCTGGGTTGTTGCTCCCTGTGGCATGTGTCGAGAGTTAATTAGTGATTACGGCAAAGAAACTGATGTAATCATTTCTTATAATAGTGAATTGGTAAAGTGTAATGTGATGGAGTTATTACCTGAAAAATATACAAGCGATATAGACTGA
- a CDS encoding ABC transporter permease produces MVGLIRNEVMKIASKKRLAVVGVILVILVSMFTYAQYREIQDKIEKQGTLDWRVELQQEIVDRQNRLASSGIQDEFRQFLEFDLKQKQYYLDNDINPNYPGAPTFIRIFLSQGVTLVLPLFIIIIMADIVSGEYNDGTIKTLLSRPVKRWRILMAKWLTVPLYTSMLMALTVIVCYGVSGIVLGYDGWTAPILTGFQASASGEFSTEYIHTLPMWEYLLMSAGLAWVVTAVVGTISLMISVLVKNTATGIGAMMAVLIAGTLLSSIGSSWTSSKYLVNLNFDLINYLEGQAPPIEGMSLPFSLTVLGVWTAGCLAVAFWNFTQKDMY; encoded by the coding sequence ATGGTTGGCCTGATTCGCAATGAAGTGATGAAGATCGCTTCCAAAAAACGCCTCGCGGTTGTCGGCGTTATATTAGTCATTCTGGTGTCAATGTTTACCTACGCCCAATACCGGGAGATACAGGACAAAATCGAAAAGCAGGGCACTCTGGATTGGCGGGTGGAGCTTCAGCAGGAAATTGTCGACCGGCAGAATCGGCTCGCATCGAGCGGAATCCAGGACGAATTCCGACAGTTTCTTGAATTTGATCTGAAGCAAAAGCAGTATTATCTGGACAACGATATCAATCCTAACTATCCGGGGGCGCCTACGTTTATCCGCATCTTTTTATCGCAGGGAGTCACACTTGTCCTGCCGTTATTCATTATCATTATCATGGCAGACATTGTGAGCGGGGAATACAATGATGGCACGATCAAAACATTGCTGTCCCGGCCGGTTAAGCGGTGGCGGATCCTGATGGCAAAATGGCTGACGGTGCCGCTGTATACCTCCATGCTGATGGCGCTTACGGTGATCGTCTGTTATGGGGTTTCAGGGATCGTCCTCGGATATGACGGCTGGACCGCCCCTATTTTAACAGGATTTCAAGCTTCTGCTTCCGGCGAGTTTTCAACGGAGTACATTCATACCCTGCCGATGTGGGAATATCTGCTGATGTCAGCCGGGCTTGCATGGGTGGTAACAGCGGTCGTTGGAACGATAAGCCTGATGATCTCCGTCCTGGTGAAAAATACAGCGACGGGAATCGGGGCCATGATGGCTGTGTTAATCGCTGGCACCCTGCTGTCTTCCATCGGCTCAAGCTGGACCAGCTCCAAATACCTAGTGAACTTGAACTTTGATCTGATTAACTACCTGGAAGGCCAGGCTCCGCCGATTGAAGGAATGTCCCTGCCGTTTTCACTGACCGTGCTTGGGGTTTGGACGGCAGGCTGCCTGGCTGTGGCGTTTTGGAATTTTACTCAGAAGGATATGTATTGA
- a CDS encoding ABC transporter ATP-binding protein, giving the protein MSVKPTVQLENVTKIIGKKTIINNISFDIYPGEVFGFLGPNGAGKTTTIRMLVGLIKPTSGKIHVCGFDVRKQFVQAMQHLGSIVENPELYKYLSGRENLQMFARMLLDVDEGRIQEVIDLVDLTARIDDQVRTYSLGMRQRLGIAQALLGRPDVLILDEPTNGLDPMGIKDLRLFIRKLVDETGLSVLVSSHILSEIELLADRVAIMSHGKIVKVGSVSDLVGALSAGVDWRVSDSFRALAILQESPHVQAAELYDDHTIHTLMDESKTSILNEALMKDGIEVWTIERKVQTLEDLFISLTGGDHIV; this is encoded by the coding sequence ATGAGCGTAAAGCCAACAGTACAATTAGAAAATGTAACGAAAATCATTGGAAAGAAAACAATTATTAATAATATATCATTTGACATTTATCCAGGCGAAGTCTTTGGATTCCTCGGTCCGAATGGCGCCGGGAAAACCACTACTATCCGGATGCTTGTCGGGCTCATTAAGCCAACGTCCGGAAAGATTCACGTTTGCGGTTTTGATGTGAGAAAACAATTCGTTCAGGCGATGCAGCACCTTGGTTCCATCGTCGAAAATCCGGAGCTGTATAAATATTTAAGCGGACGCGAAAATCTGCAGATGTTTGCCCGGATGCTGTTGGATGTGGATGAAGGACGGATACAGGAAGTCATTGATCTGGTGGATCTGACGGCCCGAATCGATGACCAGGTGCGTACCTATTCTTTAGGGATGCGGCAGCGTCTTGGAATCGCCCAGGCATTGCTGGGCCGGCCGGATGTGCTGATACTGGACGAACCAACGAATGGACTGGACCCGATGGGAATCAAGGATCTTCGCCTATTTATCAGAAAGCTGGTCGATGAAACGGGTCTTTCGGTTCTCGTATCCAGTCATATTTTAAGTGAAATCGAATTGCTGGCAGATCGCGTGGCTATTATGAGCCATGGGAAAATCGTAAAGGTCGGCAGTGTGAGTGATCTGGTTGGTGCACTGTCTGCCGGTGTGGACTGGAGAGTCAGTGATTCTTTCCGCGCGCTGGCTATTTTACAGGAATCCCCGCATGTCCAGGCGGCAGAACTGTACGATGACCATACGATACATACGCTGATGGATGAAAGCAAAACCTCAATCCTGAATGAAGCCCTAATGAAAGATGGCATTGAGGTATGGACGATTGAAAGGAAAGTGCAGACCTTGGAGGATCTATTTATCAGTTTGACAGGAGGCGATCATATTGTCTAA
- a CDS encoding SGNH/GDSL hydrolase family protein, with protein sequence MKKWMWPLFLTLSLALTVFFGYGLASAYMDVTSPPRGKILEKTEESPATPGDAYVALGDSLTRGVGSSKGEGFVSLAGNELKEKKMVDRFQNLGVRGARIEDLLTQLEQKEVQRSLKEAKIISITIGGNNLFNSGEILEKYSEETALGIVNTEISNLEKTFKSIRETNPNAVIVYMGLYNPFNQSPNGDSFDSVIQKWNESARTLGLKYRVHVVDTFNLVTDAKRDLSSDLFHPNDATYQEMAESLSLVIEKNIVE encoded by the coding sequence ATGAAAAAATGGATGTGGCCGTTATTTTTAACCCTATCCCTTGCCCTGACAGTTTTTTTTGGATATGGACTTGCCAGTGCCTACATGGACGTTACCAGCCCGCCCCGAGGGAAAATTTTGGAGAAAACAGAAGAAAGTCCTGCCACTCCCGGCGATGCCTATGTCGCTCTTGGAGATTCCTTAACAAGGGGTGTCGGCTCGTCGAAAGGCGAAGGTTTTGTCTCCTTGGCTGGAAATGAACTGAAAGAAAAGAAGATGGTTGATCGCTTTCAAAACCTTGGGGTGCGCGGCGCCAGAATTGAGGATTTGCTGACACAGCTGGAACAAAAGGAGGTCCAGAGATCTCTTAAAGAAGCCAAAATAATCTCCATCACCATTGGTGGCAATAATCTTTTTAATAGCGGGGAAATCCTGGAGAAATATTCAGAGGAAACCGCACTGGGCATCGTGAACACCGAAATTTCGAATCTGGAGAAGACCTTCAAAAGCATTCGCGAAACCAATCCGAATGCCGTTATCGTCTACATGGGCCTTTATAATCCTTTCAACCAATCGCCCAATGGGGATTCATTTGATTCCGTCATCCAAAAATGGAATGAATCTGCCCGGACATTAGGCTTGAAATACCGTGTTCATGTAGTGGATACCTTCAATCTGGTCACAGATGCCAAACGCGATCTTTCCAGTGACCTCTTCCATCCGAATGATGCCACTTATCAGGAGATGGCTGAAAGCCTGTCACTTGTCATTGAAAAAAATATCGTGGAATAA
- a CDS encoding YciI family protein, protein MLFMLIVKASKNSESGKLPSPELMEAMTKYNEELVKAGVRVMAKGLHPSSNGIRISFPRPGEKPVVTEGPFTESKELTAGFILIEVNSKKEAIEWAMRMPDPQGYGEGQIELRQVF, encoded by the coding sequence ATGCTGTTTATGCTGATTGTCAAAGCCTCAAAGAATTCCGAATCCGGAAAGCTTCCAAGCCCTGAGCTCATGGAAGCCATGACGAAGTACAATGAAGAATTAGTTAAGGCGGGCGTTCGGGTGATGGCTAAAGGACTTCATCCAAGTTCAAATGGAATACGCATTTCCTTTCCGAGACCAGGGGAAAAGCCTGTGGTTACGGAAGGCCCATTTACTGAATCGAAAGAGCTGACTGCCGGGTTCATCCTGATTGAGGTGAATTCGAAGAAAGAAGCGATCGAGTGGGCCATGCGGATGCCGGACCCGCAAGGATATGGGGAAGGCCAGATTGAATTGCGTCAAGTGTTTTAG
- a CDS encoding NAD(P)H-binding protein: MHALLIGATGATGKDLLDLLLEDEYFHQVDVFVRRDLSIQHEKLRVHVIDFDHSKQWKHLVKGDVLFSCLGTTLKAAGSKEAQWKIDYDCQYQFAKIARENHVSHYVLVSSGGSSPNSPLFYPRMKGQLEESVKDLGFPGVTIFKPPVLVRKNSDRTMEVAGMRAVQFFNKFGLLRSQEPLPTEILAQAMIQSVKPPRSGIFTYEGEAIRKCAGKFE, encoded by the coding sequence ATGCACGCTTTACTAATAGGAGCAACGGGAGCAACAGGCAAGGACTTGCTGGATTTGCTGCTGGAAGACGAGTACTTTCATCAGGTAGATGTTTTTGTCAGGCGGGATCTTTCTATCCAGCATGAAAAACTAAGGGTGCATGTGATTGACTTTGATCACTCCAAACAGTGGAAGCATTTAGTAAAAGGCGATGTCTTGTTTTCTTGTTTGGGAACGACCTTAAAAGCTGCGGGAAGTAAAGAAGCGCAATGGAAAATCGATTACGACTGCCAATACCAGTTTGCCAAGATAGCCAGAGAAAACCATGTCAGTCATTATGTTTTGGTATCTTCAGGGGGCTCGTCGCCTAATTCCCCCTTATTTTATCCAAGGATGAAGGGGCAGCTGGAAGAATCGGTAAAAGATTTAGGGTTTCCTGGCGTGACAATCTTTAAGCCGCCTGTGCTGGTACGAAAAAATAGTGATAGAACCATGGAGGTTGCCGGAATGAGAGCCGTACAGTTTTTTAATAAATTCGGGCTGCTTCGATCTCAGGAACCGCTGCCGACAGAAATATTGGCTCAAGCCATGATTCAATCCGTGAAACCGCCAAGAAGCGGCATTTTTACGTATGAAGGTGAAGCTATTCGGAAATGTGCCGGGAAGTTTGAGTAA
- a CDS encoding pyridoxamine 5'-phosphate oxidase family protein has translation MSNIINQEEIETLRELIKDIDTAMLTTVTEEGLVSRPMKTQEVEFDGDLWFFTKKETAKYEEILHDQDVNVAYAGKSYVSVRGRAEIVEDLNKKKELWSKAYDKIMQTSYDDPNVVLIKIKAEAAEYWETGNYTKKIAFLYKRMTGQSSESADVNETVELNK, from the coding sequence ATGTCTAACATAATAAATCAAGAAGAAATAGAAACATTACGAGAGTTAATCAAAGACATAGACACGGCCATGCTGACCACGGTAACGGAGGAAGGGCTTGTGTCCCGCCCCATGAAAACCCAAGAAGTAGAATTTGATGGTGACTTATGGTTTTTCACGAAAAAAGAGACTGCTAAGTATGAGGAAATTCTTCATGATCAAGACGTTAATGTGGCTTATGCAGGCAAATCCTATGTTTCCGTCCGCGGAAGAGCAGAAATCGTTGAGGATCTAAACAAGAAAAAGGAACTGTGGAGCAAAGCTTATGATAAAATCATGCAAACCTCTTATGATGATCCCAATGTTGTCTTAATCAAGATCAAGGCGGAAGCAGCTGAATATTGGGAAACCGGTAATTACACAAAGAAAATTGCCTTTCTTTATAAACGCATGACTGGGCAAAGCTCTGAATCGGCAGATGTTAATGAGACGGTTGAATTAAATAAATAG
- a CDS encoding VOC family protein, which translates to MGEKLLRVGTTYIPVTNVELSSEWYVSKLGAELSYKDQDKAILNFANQSIFLVKSNENQSSNFFDIYGNERFSLTFEVNGLSALEAIHKDFKQNGIRVGEIEDRGHSGRNFVFYDLDGNKFDVWSELSPTFKEKYLISK; encoded by the coding sequence ATGGGCGAGAAATTATTAAGGGTAGGTACAACTTATATACCAGTAACAAATGTAGAACTTTCCTCTGAGTGGTATGTAAGTAAATTAGGAGCAGAGTTAAGCTATAAAGATCAGGACAAAGCAATTTTAAACTTTGCCAATCAGAGTATTTTTCTTGTAAAGTCTAATGAGAACCAAAGCTCTAATTTCTTTGATATTTACGGCAATGAGCGTTTTTCGCTTACATTTGAAGTTAATGGATTAAGTGCCTTAGAAGCCATACACAAAGACTTTAAGCAAAATGGAATTAGAGTTGGAGAGATCGAAGACAGAGGACACTCTGGAAGGAATTTTGTCTTTTATGATTTAGACGGTAACAAATTTGATGTGTGGAGTGAACTAAGTCCAACCTTCAAAGAGAAGTATCTTATTTCCAAATGA